Proteins from a single region of Halorubrum sp. 2020YC2:
- a CDS encoding PH domain-containing protein, with amino-acid sequence MSEETGHEASTAGINPLDGESVLKNVHPSWINWKGRLFFAFFFAVIGLMIGGDVGAFFIFLGLLQVLSTFLSRRASRYIVTNQRVKVKIGLLGSSTQEARLDTLNGISTNSGFIEGIFGKGTVSVTDAARETLAIKGVGNYQDLARTLREQQRQASQPGRAGHQQQPPGGQQSQPPQSQSTSGSAASGGDPPASDSEAETDEGTSRERCLSCGSLIDDSVGFCPECGTEEPFSPSAVSASDDDESGSAVDDASSDPEPEFRDHPVVEAADAIASQERPDDDAARELCRVLADPDTDRHSVKSALRDAVGAIEEAEEGETETERSVPDGLARLGESPTANQLESARGRLLRSNHPAATATLPVVDRALQLEADRDQAATERDHYRESVESICDAAARSGAVSFTASDPDARAEELVKAVERGDAVIESPGTAWESVAADIERSQRPQTAEARDLLNAFETNDTEEITASLGAAVEGLEELGELRSGIMDIEKRDIRRRIDSLEEELGRTDGSVYRHLADRVRELEAMANEPDVDEVQLYAIYQECTFYDRTLVPRLSRSDGSSESVDVARRARDIEDRIASINDEYVSVRADHNHTIPKHFLDLADALCDRARRMGDEQPHQAAGQLAAASDLLDHVEELYERNEYSVMLRRLRG; translated from the coding sequence ATGTCCGAGGAGACGGGTCACGAGGCGAGTACGGCCGGGATCAATCCGCTCGACGGGGAGTCGGTGCTCAAGAACGTCCATCCGTCTTGGATCAACTGGAAAGGACGGCTGTTCTTTGCCTTCTTTTTCGCGGTTATCGGGCTAATGATCGGAGGTGACGTCGGCGCGTTCTTCATTTTCCTTGGACTGCTTCAAGTTTTGAGTACCTTCCTTTCGCGCCGGGCGAGTCGGTACATCGTCACGAATCAGCGGGTGAAAGTAAAAATCGGCCTGTTGGGCTCGTCGACTCAGGAGGCCAGGCTGGACACCCTCAACGGCATCTCGACCAACTCCGGGTTCATCGAGGGGATCTTCGGGAAGGGCACCGTTTCCGTTACGGACGCCGCCCGTGAGACGCTGGCGATCAAGGGTGTCGGGAACTATCAAGACCTTGCGCGGACGCTCCGCGAGCAGCAGCGACAGGCGTCACAGCCCGGCCGCGCCGGCCATCAACAGCAGCCGCCGGGCGGTCAGCAGTCGCAGCCCCCACAGTCGCAGTCAACGAGCGGCTCGGCCGCGAGCGGAGGTGACCCGCCCGCGAGCGATTCGGAAGCCGAGACCGACGAGGGGACCTCCCGCGAACGCTGCCTGAGCTGCGGCTCGCTGATCGACGACTCCGTGGGCTTCTGTCCGGAGTGCGGGACGGAAGAACCGTTCTCTCCGTCCGCGGTGTCGGCGTCGGACGACGACGAGTCGGGATCCGCGGTTGACGACGCGTCGAGCGACCCGGAACCGGAGTTCCGCGACCACCCGGTCGTCGAGGCCGCGGACGCGATCGCAAGTCAAGAGCGTCCCGACGACGACGCGGCCCGGGAGCTCTGTCGGGTGCTCGCAGATCCCGACACCGACAGGCACTCGGTCAAGTCGGCTCTGAGAGACGCTGTCGGTGCCATCGAAGAGGCGGAAGAGGGAGAGACGGAGACGGAGAGAAGCGTCCCCGACGGGCTTGCCCGCCTCGGGGAGTCGCCGACCGCGAATCAGCTCGAATCCGCCCGCGGACGGCTGTTGCGCTCTAATCATCCCGCCGCGACCGCGACACTCCCCGTCGTGGATCGCGCGCTCCAGCTCGAGGCCGACCGCGACCAGGCAGCGACCGAACGGGACCACTACCGAGAGTCGGTCGAGTCGATCTGCGACGCGGCCGCCCGTAGCGGCGCCGTGAGCTTCACGGCTAGCGACCCCGACGCGCGCGCCGAAGAACTCGTCAAGGCCGTCGAGCGCGGTGACGCGGTCATCGAGTCCCCCGGAACCGCGTGGGAGTCCGTGGCCGCGGATATCGAGCGCTCGCAGCGACCGCAGACCGCCGAGGCGCGGGACCTCCTCAACGCGTTCGAGACGAACGACACCGAGGAGATAACCGCCTCCCTCGGCGCCGCCGTGGAGGGGCTCGAAGAACTTGGCGAGCTCCGGTCCGGGATCATGGACATCGAGAAACGTGACATCCGACGGCGGATCGATTCCCTAGAGGAGGAACTTGGCCGCACCGACGGCAGCGTCTACCGTCACCTCGCGGACCGGGTCCGCGAGCTGGAGGCGATGGCGAACGAGCCGGACGTCGACGAGGTACAGCTGTACGCCATCTACCAGGAGTGTACCTTCTACGATCGGACGCTCGTCCCGCGGCTCTCGCGGTCCGACGGCTCCTCGGAGAGCGTCGACGTCGCCCGACGGGCACGCGACATCGAGGATCGGATCGCGTCGATCAACGACGAGTACGTCTCGGTCCGCGCCGACCACAACCACACCATCCCGAAGCACTTCCTCGACCTCGCCGACGCGCTCTGTGACCGGGCGCGGCGCATGGGCGATGAACAGCCCCATCAGGCGGCCGGGCAGCTCGCCGCCGCGAGCGATCTCCTCGACCACGTCGAAGAACTGTACGAGCGCAACGAGTACAGCGTGATGCTCCGTCGGCTGCGCGGCTGA
- a CDS encoding cell division protein FtsZ, whose product MTYLFIGAGQAGGAIVDAIFEYTDDSMLSLFESTDISTLGRPLVFNSTMRDLQNLSNVPAEDQYGVAQQHGLVQGIEPGFEEMVTGGFGRNPVDADEVMGDHADELQTILESKFGGRTSPAADEEEVPATDTDAIQFAFLFVGLGGGTGCGISPHIARGIKEFTDDRTKVVAVAVLPNTRGGVEDDETDGEVSAGRQAWNARYGLDRLEDEVDGIVLVDNQRISYLDSAGGEFGEYNEYVAAAFHDIVVGPMLSNVDASEVDGVDTPDIDVRDIVTSLSFGVAGEESRAGYGAIGRSVTMTRSLSGYLLPFVGRRDIDSAALARLSASKQSLAKADPNDAQKAIALVRAPSANIGPGSHSIETGTIKEYLERSCRLNEVNLGVALSGRNLASVVTLLTYRREDLDRLDEIEAAADAYEQETEELFA is encoded by the coding sequence ATGACGTATCTATTTATCGGCGCGGGGCAAGCGGGGGGCGCTATCGTCGACGCGATCTTCGAGTACACCGACGATTCGATGCTCAGCCTGTTCGAGTCCACGGACATCTCGACGTTGGGTCGACCGTTGGTGTTCAACTCGACGATGCGGGACTTACAGAACCTCTCGAACGTTCCCGCGGAGGACCAGTACGGGGTCGCACAGCAGCACGGGCTGGTACAGGGGATCGAGCCCGGCTTCGAGGAGATGGTGACGGGCGGGTTCGGCCGGAACCCGGTCGACGCCGATGAGGTGATGGGAGACCACGCCGACGAACTCCAGACGATCCTCGAATCGAAGTTCGGGGGGCGGACGTCTCCCGCCGCGGACGAGGAAGAGGTACCAGCGACCGACACCGACGCCATCCAGTTCGCGTTCCTGTTCGTCGGGCTTGGCGGCGGCACCGGGTGCGGGATCAGCCCGCACATCGCCCGCGGTATCAAGGAGTTCACCGACGACCGGACGAAAGTCGTCGCCGTGGCCGTTCTCCCGAACACCCGCGGCGGGGTCGAGGACGACGAGACTGACGGCGAGGTCAGCGCGGGTCGACAGGCGTGGAACGCCCGGTACGGGCTCGACCGGCTGGAAGACGAGGTCGACGGCATCGTCCTCGTCGACAACCAGCGGATCTCGTACCTCGACTCGGCGGGAGGCGAGTTCGGCGAGTACAACGAGTACGTCGCTGCCGCGTTCCACGACATCGTCGTCGGACCGATGCTGAGCAACGTCGACGCCAGCGAGGTCGACGGCGTCGACACGCCCGACATCGACGTTCGCGACATCGTCACGTCGCTGTCGTTCGGCGTCGCCGGCGAGGAGTCCCGTGCGGGCTACGGCGCTATCGGTCGCTCCGTCACGATGACCCGGTCGCTGTCGGGGTACCTGCTGCCATTCGTCGGCCGCCGCGACATCGACAGCGCGGCGTTGGCGCGGCTCTCGGCGTCGAAGCAGTCGCTCGCCAAGGCCGACCCGAACGACGCCCAGAAGGCGATTGCGCTGGTCCGGGCGCCGAGCGCAAACATCGGGCCGGGCTCGCACAGTATCGAGACCGGGACGATCAAGGAGTACTTGGAGCGGAGCTGTCGGCTCAACGAGGTGAACCTCGGCGTCGCGCTCAGCGGCCGCAACCTCGCGTCGGTCGTGACGCTGTTAACGTACCGACGCGAGGACCTCGACCGGCTCGACGAGATCGAAGCCGCGGCCGACGCCTACGAACAGGAGACGGAGGAGCTGTTCGCATGA